One genomic segment of Candidatus Paceibacterota bacterium includes these proteins:
- a CDS encoding magnesium transporter: MSLKQKRKSVERMVNVNVPLFFEDENLSDIRKNFLKNIKKFETINYVYIIDRQNRLKGVISIKDVLNREIDCFAKDIMEKEVVKGRRGTDRERVVSLAIKHNLKAIPVVDKNDVFLGVVTSDTILNILQEESSEDIFLAGGFLVDKSVKEIESATARKLVLFRSPWLFVGLLGGIIAARIIGAFESTISSLIALTFFIPIIVYLSDAVSTQSATIFIRRMAFSNNKNSVFNYFIRELKVGTMLGMMLGFVLSFVSYLGLNDIRIAFILLFSVFLGVLFSVFFAIMIPLLLLKMKKDPAMGTNPLATIISDILSITVYLFIAKALLYYF; this comes from the coding sequence ATGAGCTTGAAACAAAAAAGAAAAAGCGTAGAAAGAATGGTAAATGTGAATGTTCCTTTATTTTTTGAAGACGAAAATTTATCCGACATTCGAAAGAATTTTTTAAAGAACATTAAAAAATTTGAGACAATTAATTATGTCTATATTATAGACAGGCAAAACAGATTGAAGGGAGTTATTTCTATAAAAGATGTTTTAAACAGAGAGATAGATTGCTTTGCAAAAGATATAATGGAAAAAGAGGTTGTAAAGGGAAGGAGGGGAACAGACAGGGAAAGAGTGGTTTCTTTGGCAATTAAACACAATCTAAAAGCTATTCCGGTTGTTGATAAAAACGATGTTTTTTTGGGAGTAGTAACGTCAGACACTATATTAAATATTTTACAAGAAGAAAGTTCTGAAGATATTTTTCTTGCAGGAGGTTTTTTAGTTGACAAGTCGGTAAAGGAAATTGAAAGCGCTACAGCAAGAAAGCTTGTTCTTTTTAGGTCTCCTTGGCTTTTTGTCGGGCTTTTAGGGGGAATAATTGCTGCTCGGATTATTGGCGCTTTTGAAAGTACAATAAGCTCTCTTATTGCCCTTACCTTTTTTATTCCTATTATTGTTTATCTTTCCGATGCAGTTTCAACCCAGAGCGCTACTATTTTTATCAGGAGGATGGCTTTCAGTAATAACAAAAATTCTGTATTTAATTATTTTATAAGGGAGCTTAAAGTGGGAACAATGCTTGGAATGATGCTTGGTTTTGTCCTTTCTTTTGTTTCTTATTTAGGATTGAATGATATTAGAATTGCCTTTATTCTTTTGTTCTCTGTTTTCTTAGGAGTCCTTTTTTCCGTTTTTTTTGCAATAATGATACCTCTTTTGCTTTTAAAAATGAAAAAAGATCCGGCAATGGGAACGAATCCTCTTGCAACAATTATTAGCGATATCTTGAGCATTACTGTTTATTTGTTTATCGCAAAAGCCCTTCTTTACTATTTTTAA
- the pyk gene encoding pyruvate kinase — protein sequence MIFDKKTKIVATVGPSTDTPELLRSLISAGVNVFRFNTKHNEISWHNQRIKRAQKAATELKKNIAILIDLQGPEIRIETREKGEIKVEKGDLITIGENFNSRDISLALSNKSVFESLSKKDILLIDDGFIEFVVMNKKKDRIIAEVIEGGVIKDKKSLNLPSKNLNLSSLIENDLKSLDMIAKEKIDYVALSFVRNKKDIEVLRREMEKRKINAEIVSKIENKQAIDNLEEIIEYSDAVMVARGDLGIEVPIERLAYLQRKIVYKCMEARKPVIIATQMLYSMIKNPRPTRAEATDVANAVFNRADAVMLSEETAIGQYPIRAVETMAKILKFNEKKTGFSTLSFKLRTTTELTISAVVSILKARPELDIVVVFTESGYTARVLSSFRPKTKIIALTNNRKTAEKLSLSCGVEPFFVSFDLASPEAIKNTAEKLRKEKLIAKGKKLLIVSGEHKGRKDIINSFSFIRI from the coding sequence ATGATTTTTGATAAAAAAACCAAAATAGTTGCCACGGTCGGTCCATCTACAGATACGCCGGAATTATTAAGGTCCCTTATTAGTGCGGGAGTAAACGTTTTTCGCTTTAATACCAAGCACAATGAAATATCTTGGCATAACCAAAGGATAAAGAGAGCCCAAAAAGCAGCGACGGAATTGAAAAAAAATATTGCTATTCTTATAGACTTGCAAGGTCCTGAAATTCGTATTGAAACAAGAGAAAAAGGAGAAATTAAAGTGGAAAAAGGGGATTTGATTACAATAGGAGAGAATTTTAATTCCAGAGATATTTCTCTTGCTTTGTCAAATAAATCTGTTTTTGAATCTCTTTCAAAAAAAGACATACTTCTTATTGACGATGGCTTTATTGAGTTTGTTGTAATGAATAAAAAGAAAGACAGAATTATTGCAGAAGTTATAGAGGGGGGAGTTATTAAGGATAAAAAAAGCTTGAATCTTCCAAGTAAGAATTTAAATCTTTCTTCTTTAATTGAAAACGACCTCAAAAGCCTTGATATGATCGCAAAAGAGAAAATTGACTATGTTGCTCTTTCTTTTGTGAGAAATAAAAAAGATATAGAAGTTTTAAGAAGGGAAATGGAAAAAAGAAAAATCAACGCTGAAATTGTTTCAAAGATAGAAAACAAACAGGCAATAGATAATTTAGAAGAAATCATTGAATATTCAGATGCCGTAATGGTTGCAAGAGGGGATTTGGGAATAGAAGTTCCAATTGAACGCTTGGCATATCTTCAAAGAAAAATCGTATATAAATGCATGGAGGCGAGAAAGCCTGTCATAATAGCAACTCAAATGCTTTATTCAATGATAAAAAACCCGCGTCCGACAAGAGCCGAGGCGACCGATGTTGCAAATGCCGTTTTTAACAGGGCTGATGCGGTTATGCTTTCCGAAGAAACGGCCATAGGCCAATATCCTATAAGAGCCGTTGAAACAATGGCAAAGATCTTGAAATTCAATGAAAAGAAAACGGGGTTTTCTACTCTTTCATTCAAACTCAGGACAACAACAGAACTTACAATTAGCGCAGTTGTTTCCATATTGAAGGCAAGGCCTGAACTGGATATTGTTGTTGTTTTTACTGAAAGTGGCTATACTGCAAGAGTTCTTTCCAGTTTTCGACCTAAAACAAAAATTATCGCTCTTACTAATAATCGAAAAACAGCCGAAAAGCTCTCTTTATCCTGCGGAGTTGAGCCGTTTTTTGTCTCTTTTGATCTTGCCTCTCCGGAAGCGATAAAAAATACAGCTGAAAAATTAAGAAAAGAAAAACTTATTGCCAAAGGAAAAAAACTGCTTATTGTAAGCGGAGAGCATAAAGGAAGAAAAGATATTATTAATTCATTCTCCTTTATCAGAATCTAA